The following are from one region of the Clostridia bacterium genome:
- a CDS encoding PHP domain-containing protein — translation MKCFYDLHIHTALSPCGDADMTPNNVVNMSILKGLDIIAISDHNSIGNVRSAMKVAEGTDLVVVPGMEVESEEEVHVLCLFPDIESAEKMGEIVKNHMGPVLNRPEIFGDQQYMNEEDEVVGTEEKLLVTATTLDFEKIKEYADACGGVAVPAHVDRSSYSVLSNLGLLPDIGFETVEVSKKALPESFAYLRKQIIQNSDAHYLEDISEPENYLELPEKSAKTLISYLKKKI, via the coding sequence ATGAAGTGTTTTTACGATTTGCATATCCATACGGCACTTTCGCCCTGCGGTGATGCAGACATGACACCGAATAATGTGGTGAATATGTCTATTCTGAAGGGCTTGGATATCATTGCAATTTCAGACCACAACAGCATTGGAAATGTGCGGTCTGCCATGAAGGTGGCAGAAGGGACGGATTTGGTAGTGGTGCCCGGTATGGAAGTGGAAAGCGAAGAAGAAGTACATGTGTTGTGTTTGTTTCCGGATATCGAAAGTGCGGAGAAAATGGGGGAGATTGTAAAAAATCACATGGGTCCTGTTTTGAACCGACCTGAAATTTTCGGTGATCAGCAATACATGAACGAAGAAGATGAGGTTGTCGGTACAGAAGAAAAGCTCTTGGTAACCGCCACAACACTGGACTTTGAAAAAATCAAAGAATATGCTGATGCATGCGGTGGGGTAGCAGTGCCTGCCCATGTGGACAGAAGCTCATATAGTGTGCTTTCAAACTTAGGTTTGTTGCCGGATATCGGCTTTGAAACGGTAGAAGTTTCCAAAAAAGCATTGCCTGAAAGCTTTGCGTATTTGCGAAAACAAATTATACAGAATTCGGATGCGCATTACTTAGAGGATATTTCCGAGCCGGAAAACTATCTTGAACTTCCTGAAAAATCTGCAAAAACACTGATTTCGTATTTGAAAAAGAAAATATAA
- a CDS encoding ATP-binding protein, which produces MNSDVVKLSYKVSPTDFQAAGEASSEVKKALRKLGVPPEVIRKVAISMYEAEINMVIHANGGQIDVEISPEYVHVILADEGPGIADINQAMQEGFSTAPEGVRELGFGAGMGLPNIKKYADRMNISSELGKGTTIEIFVNIPA; this is translated from the coding sequence ATGAACAGTGATGTAGTAAAATTAAGCTACAAGGTAAGTCCGACCGATTTCCAGGCAGCCGGAGAAGCATCCAGTGAAGTGAAAAAAGCATTAAGAAAGCTTGGCGTGCCACCCGAGGTTATCCGGAAAGTGGCGATTTCCATGTACGAGGCAGAAATCAACATGGTTATTCATGCCAACGGCGGACAGATTGATGTGGAAATTTCTCCGGAATATGTACATGTTATTCTGGCTGACGAAGGTCCCGGTATTGCGGATATCAATCAGGCGATGCAGGAGGGCTTTTCCACTGCACCGGAAGGGGTTCGTGAGCTGGGCTTTGGCGCAGGCATGGGTTTGCCGAATATTAAAAAATATGCCGACAGAATGAATATCAGTTCTGAGCTTGGCAAAGGAACCACAATAGAAATATTTGTGAATATTCCTGCTTAA
- a CDS encoding SpoIIE family protein phosphatase, with the protein METFRRIFRKGIGMFSVAQILRTSCLVLSGMGCVLQTLSPFGVACAAAVYCLEPCGLSALWIALGIGLGGFGISALKYWIAVLLLTAASAGRRGFVTERTGCVFYCIALFLADLIYGGFAEKNLYFWILAGAELVVGLFSVHAYITVFRFLSAPKLRRSATAEELFCIAAVFCICLSGLTRLQPTQGLYLAETFSVFIVLFSAYSFSVGACVVLGTVLGFFVSLLSPSMLYAVGAYSVAALFCCVCKRLGKPGIVAGMVLSDVLMTFYTGNPEGFLIGLPEIFIAGVVFLLMPKKRLLKIKQSILLLTQRQGIYQKNEREAFEKMAVKRLNRIADAFSVLAASMGNAGKIRKEGEKETAALLTADVYERVCGKCEQRSRCILREETARSEIAGLLQKTIHRGWAERTDLSANIKNRCLQNERMLSECNKVYEVFRVNRVWENRIAENRELVSKQLSEVSGVVRCLANEITETVVFEEESEKRIITLLDGLGMYVENVSVTKGLNNRLEAEISVLDCKSKEACIRDSKAVLSKVTGRNFSLLQENTNRERSIFTYREKENFEAQIGISRIRPSKEQACGDSYAIMYPEEGKLVIALSDGMGTGNRAAKESRETVGLLEHMLMAGIARETAVRLINSVLVLKSYDENFATLDLLVLDLFSGEGEIIKNASACSYLCRGNQVGVLAAQALPAGIVGEIETANRRLAFCSGDWILLVSDGVTDVSIDDKWIKDFLINLGDCSAQHGADKLMEEAVRRVLGCKDDMTVILVKISEK; encoded by the coding sequence ATGGAGACTTTTCGGAGAATATTCCGGAAGGGAATCGGAATGTTTTCGGTCGCTCAGATTTTAAGGACAAGCTGTCTGGTGCTGTCCGGCATGGGATGTGTTTTGCAAACACTTTCCCCTTTTGGCGTGGCTTGTGCTGCGGCAGTATACTGTCTTGAGCCATGCGGATTGTCGGCACTCTGGATCGCATTGGGAATCGGGCTTGGCGGCTTCGGGATATCTGCACTTAAATACTGGATTGCAGTTCTTTTATTGACTGCTGCATCTGCAGGCAGACGGGGCTTTGTAACGGAGCGGACAGGCTGTGTGTTTTACTGCATAGCTTTATTTCTTGCGGATTTGATTTATGGCGGTTTTGCAGAAAAAAATCTTTACTTCTGGATTCTTGCAGGCGCAGAGCTTGTTGTGGGACTTTTTTCGGTGCATGCGTATATAACGGTGTTCCGCTTTTTGTCTGCCCCTAAGCTGCGCAGAAGCGCAACTGCAGAGGAGCTTTTTTGCATTGCTGCAGTGTTTTGTATCTGTCTGTCAGGACTTACGCGTCTGCAACCGACGCAGGGGTTGTATCTGGCAGAGACCTTTTCTGTTTTTATAGTATTGTTTTCGGCATATAGCTTTTCCGTTGGAGCATGTGTTGTTTTGGGAACGGTGCTTGGTTTTTTTGTGAGTCTTTTAAGTCCGTCTATGCTATATGCGGTGGGTGCATATTCGGTGGCGGCACTTTTTTGCTGTGTGTGTAAAAGGCTTGGTAAGCCGGGTATTGTTGCAGGTATGGTTCTTTCGGACGTGCTGATGACATTTTATACGGGCAATCCGGAGGGATTCCTGATTGGTTTGCCGGAAATATTTATTGCAGGTGTAGTTTTTCTTTTGATGCCGAAAAAGAGGCTTTTAAAAATAAAACAAAGCATTTTGCTTTTGACACAAAGACAAGGAATATACCAAAAAAACGAAAGAGAGGCGTTTGAAAAAATGGCAGTAAAACGATTGAACCGTATTGCGGATGCTTTTTCCGTACTGGCGGCATCCATGGGAAACGCAGGGAAAATCAGGAAAGAAGGGGAAAAAGAAACAGCAGCTTTGCTGACTGCGGATGTGTACGAAAGGGTTTGCGGAAAATGCGAACAAAGGAGTAGATGCATTCTGCGTGAAGAGACAGCGAGATCAGAAATTGCAGGACTTTTGCAAAAAACAATACATCGGGGCTGGGCAGAGCGGACAGACTTGTCGGCAAATATAAAAAACCGATGTCTGCAAAATGAACGAATGCTTTCGGAATGCAATAAGGTGTACGAGGTGTTTCGGGTAAACCGTGTCTGGGAAAACCGTATTGCAGAAAACCGCGAACTGGTATCAAAGCAGCTCAGTGAGGTTTCGGGCGTAGTGCGTTGTCTGGCAAATGAAATAACAGAGACGGTTGTTTTTGAAGAGGAGAGTGAAAAAAGGATCATTACTTTGCTGGATGGGCTGGGAATGTATGTGGAAAATGTGTCGGTTACAAAAGGGTTGAACAATCGTCTGGAGGCGGAGATTTCGGTGCTTGACTGTAAATCGAAGGAGGCTTGTATAAGAGACAGTAAGGCTGTTTTGAGCAAAGTGACCGGCAGGAATTTTTCATTGTTGCAGGAAAACACGAACAGAGAAAGAAGTATCTTTACATATCGCGAAAAGGAGAATTTTGAAGCGCAGATTGGTATTTCGCGGATACGCCCGTCAAAAGAGCAGGCGTGCGGAGACAGCTATGCTATTATGTACCCCGAAGAGGGGAAACTGGTGATTGCTTTAAGCGACGGCATGGGAACAGGCAACCGGGCGGCAAAGGAAAGCCGGGAGACGGTCGGTCTTTTAGAGCATATGCTCATGGCAGGCATTGCCCGGGAAACGGCGGTGCGGTTGATTAACTCCGTGCTTGTACTTAAGTCTTATGATGAGAATTTTGCCACATTGGATTTGCTTGTACTGGATTTGTTCAGCGGAGAGGGAGAAATTATTAAAAACGCCAGCGCCTGCTCGTATTTATGCAGAGGAAATCAGGTGGGGGTGTTGGCGGCACAGGCTCTGCCTGCCGGCATTGTAGGCGAAATTGAGACTGCAAACCGCCGACTTGCCTTTTGTTCGGGGGACTGGATTTTGCTGGTTTCGGATGGCGTGACCGACGTGAGTATCGATGATAAATGGATTAAGGATTTCTTGATAAATCTTGGGGACTGCAGTGCGCAGCATGGTGCGGATAAACTAATGGAGGAGGCGGTAAGACGGGTTTTAGGCTGTAAAGATGATATGACGGTCATCTTAGTGAAAATCTCTGAAAAATAA
- a CDS encoding small multi-drug export protein — protein MDYLLDLLSSVPNEIIVLLISMIPVIELRGALPVAVVAFNMPWLEALLLCVVGNLLPVPFIIWFLRPIFEWMKKTKLLRGLVIRLENRAKKKAEAANAKEDARKRNSRKNAVSFWALFAFVAIPLPGTGAWTGALIASVMGMRLKHSFPAIALGVVTAGLVMLALSHLGLMAFA, from the coding sequence ATGGATTATTTATTAGATTTGCTTTCATCGGTTCCGAATGAAATTATTGTGCTTTTAATATCTATGATTCCGGTGATTGAATTACGCGGAGCATTGCCTGTTGCGGTCGTTGCGTTTAATATGCCGTGGCTGGAAGCACTTTTGCTTTGCGTGGTTGGAAATCTGCTTCCGGTTCCTTTCATTATCTGGTTTTTACGTCCGATTTTTGAATGGATGAAGAAAACAAAGCTGTTGCGAGGTCTTGTGATTCGCCTGGAAAACCGTGCGAAGAAAAAGGCTGAAGCGGCAAATGCAAAGGAAGATGCCAGGAAAAGAAATTCCCGTAAAAATGCAGTTTCTTTTTGGGCATTATTTGCCTTTGTTGCCATTCCGCTTCCCGGTACGGGTGCCTGGACAGGTGCTTTGATTGCATCTGTTATGGGGATGCGTCTTAAGCATTCTTTTCCTGCAATCGCACTGGGTGTTGTTACTGCGGGGCTGGTTATGCTTGCTTTGAGCCATTTGGGACTTATGGCATTTGCTTAA
- a CDS encoding sensor histidine kinase has product MKELSLNILDIAQNSISANASLVEISVVKDTKQNLLTLTIKDDGKGMAPEFLKNVTDPFTTTRTPRKVGMGIPLLKLAAEQAEGKLNIESEVGVGTVVTATFKLDHIDRVPLGDIAQTMSSLASCNEHIDFLYRHVSDGEEFVFDTKQIREVLAGVPFNEPEVVLWMQEYINDGILSIHGGV; this is encoded by the coding sequence ATGAAAGAGTTATCTTTAAACATTCTGGATATTGCACAGAATTCTATTTCTGCAAACGCAAGTTTGGTGGAAATATCGGTGGTCAAGGACACAAAGCAGAATCTGCTTACCTTAACCATCAAGGATGACGGCAAGGGTATGGCACCCGAGTTTTTGAAAAATGTGACAGACCCTTTTACCACGACGAGAACCCCCCGAAAGGTGGGGATGGGCATTCCGCTTTTGAAGCTTGCGGCAGAGCAGGCGGAAGGAAAGCTCAATATCGAATCGGAGGTTGGGGTAGGGACTGTGGTTACCGCAACCTTTAAGCTTGACCACATCGACCGGGTACCTTTAGGGGATATCGCCCAGACCATGTCGTCGCTCGCGTCCTGTAACGAGCACATTGATTTTCTGTACCGACATGTTTCGGACGGAGAAGAGTTTGTGTTTGATACAAAGCAAATCCGGGAGGTTTTGGCAGGTGTTCCGTTCAACGAGCCTGAGGTGGTTCTATGGATGCAGGAATACATAAATGATGGTATTTTATCAATTCACGGAGGTGTATAG
- a CDS encoding (2Fe-2S) ferredoxin domain-containing protein — protein MKSLADLEAIRNRTVNKVGLRKEGAEETRIVVGMATCGIAAGARPVMQAFVEELQKRNISNAFVTQTGCIGVCRLEPVVEVYVPGQEKVTYVKMTAEKVAKIVSDHIVNGKVVDEYTIGKAE, from the coding sequence ATGAAAAGTTTAGCAGATTTGGAAGCAATCAGAAACAGAACTGTAAACAAGGTTGGTCTTCGTAAAGAAGGTGCAGAAGAAACCCGTATCGTTGTAGGTATGGCTACCTGCGGTATCGCAGCAGGCGCAAGACCTGTTATGCAGGCTTTTGTGGAAGAATTGCAGAAGAGAAATATTTCCAATGCATTTGTAACCCAGACCGGTTGCATCGGCGTTTGCCGTTTGGAACCTGTTGTTGAAGTTTATGTTCCCGGTCAGGAAAAAGTTACATATGTTAAAATGACAGCAGAAAAAGTAGCAAAAATTGTGAGCGATCACATTGTAAACGGCAAGGTTGTTGACGAATACACAATTGGTAAAGCCGAATAA
- a CDS encoding AraC family transcriptional regulator: MQVKELAEKLNAEILTGEINLDRDVKNGYVGDLLSWVMSKAQQDDAWVTIMSNTNIVAVAVLTDVACIVLSEGVDPEPATLEKAVQQEVAILKTSLSSFEAACAIKELL, translated from the coding sequence ATGCAAGTAAAAGAATTGGCTGAAAAGCTGAATGCTGAAATTTTAACCGGAGAAATCAATCTGGACAGAGATGTGAAAAACGGTTATGTGGGTGACCTTTTGAGCTGGGTGATGTCCAAAGCACAGCAGGACGATGCGTGGGTGACCATTATGTCCAACACAAATATTGTGGCTGTGGCGGTGCTGACGGATGTGGCGTGCATCGTGCTGAGCGAAGGCGTAGACCCGGAGCCTGCGACTTTGGAAAAAGCCGTTCAGCAGGAGGTTGCTATCTTAAAAACATCGCTTTCTTCCTTTGAGGCAGCTTGCGCGATAAAGGAGCTGTTATGA
- a CDS encoding NAD(P)H-dependent oxidoreductase subunit E — MAEKKVPAFNGTKEQENQLMEVIAKHKDSRGALIPVLHEAQEIYGYLPIEVQTIIAEGLGLSLAEVYGVVTFYAQFSLYPKGKYKIAVCLGTACYVKGSGEILERLKQRLGIDVGECTPDGKFSLEASRCIGACGLAPVLTVNEDVHGRLTVDDVDDILAKY, encoded by the coding sequence ATGGCAGAAAAAAAAGTACCTGCTTTTAATGGCACAAAAGAGCAGGAAAATCAGCTCATGGAAGTAATCGCAAAGCATAAGGATTCCCGCGGTGCTTTGATTCCTGTTCTGCATGAAGCGCAGGAAATTTACGGCTATCTTCCGATTGAAGTACAGACCATAATTGCTGAAGGTCTGGGCTTGTCCCTGGCAGAAGTATACGGTGTTGTAACTTTCTACGCACAGTTCTCTCTGTATCCGAAGGGAAAATACAAAATTGCAGTATGTCTTGGTACCGCTTGCTATGTAAAGGGTTCCGGCGAAATCTTGGAAAGATTGAAGCAAAGACTTGGCATCGACGTTGGGGAATGTACACCTGACGGTAAATTCTCTCTGGAAGCTTCCAGATGTATCGGTGCATGCGGTCTTGCACCGGTATTGACCGTAAACGAAGATGTTCACGGACGTCTTACCGTTGATGATGTTGATGATATCTTAGCAAAATACTAA
- a CDS encoding 4Fe-4S dicluster domain-containing protein, with product MENKSINTYFHSVSLERDACKGCTNCLKRCPTEAIRVRNGKAKIVKERCVDCGACIRVCPYHAKKAVTDPFEKINNYKYKIALPAPTLYGQFKMLKNVNLVLAALKEIGFDEVYDVATGADLITEATKLYLQRKDVKKPVINSACPAVVKLIQIRFPNLVDHILPIISPMECIARVARKETIKKTGLKSEEIGIFFISPCAAKMATYISPVGTESTALDGVLSMTEVYAKIAPFLFKQQNVENASKVTSSGLSWALSGGETGGLELENSISVSGIDNVIKVLEEVDDEKLDEVDFVECLACVGGCVGGILAVENSFVASSRIAKLSKTFDNQPVDMGDVKLEDLMFDKEVEYIPVMSLGKTFKEAMEIMNKRDEIYKNMPRLDCGSCGAPSCEALSEDIAKGYAKESDCIFKFREKLNFLINEMNQLDE from the coding sequence ATGGAAAACAAGAGTATAAATACATATTTTCATTCTGTTTCTTTGGAAAGAGATGCGTGTAAGGGATGCACGAACTGTCTGAAGCGTTGCCCGACCGAAGCAATCCGTGTCCGGAACGGAAAAGCAAAAATTGTAAAGGAACGCTGTGTGGATTGCGGTGCATGCATCCGTGTGTGTCCGTATCATGCAAAAAAGGCAGTGACGGATCCTTTTGAAAAAATAAATAATTATAAATATAAAATCGCGTTGCCGGCACCGACACTTTACGGGCAGTTCAAAATGCTCAAAAACGTGAATCTGGTCTTGGCGGCTTTGAAAGAAATCGGCTTTGATGAAGTGTATGACGTGGCAACCGGTGCAGATTTGATTACCGAAGCTACAAAGCTTTATTTACAGCGGAAAGATGTGAAAAAACCGGTTATCAATTCTGCTTGTCCTGCAGTGGTGAAGCTGATTCAGATTCGTTTTCCGAATCTGGTAGATCACATTCTGCCCATTATCAGTCCAATGGAATGCATAGCAAGGGTTGCCCGTAAGGAAACTATAAAAAAGACGGGTTTGAAGTCAGAAGAAATCGGCATTTTCTTCATTTCTCCCTGTGCGGCAAAAATGGCTACATATATTTCACCTGTCGGCACTGAAAGCACCGCTTTGGACGGCGTGCTTTCCATGACTGAGGTGTATGCAAAAATTGCACCCTTCCTGTTTAAACAGCAGAATGTGGAAAATGCGTCCAAAGTTACCTCGTCCGGGTTGTCCTGGGCGTTGTCGGGCGGTGAAACGGGCGGACTTGAGCTGGAAAACAGTATTTCGGTTTCGGGCATTGACAATGTCATTAAGGTTCTGGAAGAAGTGGACGACGAAAAGCTGGACGAAGTGGATTTTGTAGAGTGCTTAGCTTGTGTCGGCGGTTGTGTCGGCGGCATATTGGCGGTAGAAAATTCTTTTGTGGCAAGCTCGCGTATTGCAAAGCTTTCCAAAACCTTTGACAATCAACCTGTGGACATGGGCGATGTTAAACTGGAAGATCTGATGTTTGATAAAGAGGTAGAATACATTCCGGTTATGAGCCTTGGCAAAACCTTTAAAGAAGCCATGGAAATCATGAACAAGCGGGATGAAATTTACAAAAATATGCCACGTCTGGACTGCGGATCGTGCGGTGCACCCTCCTGCGAAGCACTTTCGGAGGATATTGCAAAAGGGTATGCTAAAGAATCCGACTGTATCTTTAAATTCCGCGAAAAACTGAATTTCTTGATTAACGAAATGAATCAACTGGATGAATAG
- a CDS encoding peptidylprolyl isomerase yields the protein MVTITMENGKQIKIELYPEIAPKSVANFEKLVKEGFYNGLIFHRVIPGFMIQGGCPNGNGMGGPGYQIEGEFAANGFKNDLKHERGVLSMARAMDPNSAGSQFFIMHQDAPHLDGQYAAFGKVVEGMDVVDEIAGIPTDYMDRPRVDQVMKEVTID from the coding sequence ATGGTAACAATTACAATGGAAAACGGAAAGCAGATTAAAATTGAACTGTATCCCGAAATCGCACCCAAATCCGTGGCAAACTTTGAAAAGCTGGTTAAAGAAGGCTTTTATAACGGTTTAATTTTCCACCGCGTAATTCCGGGCTTTATGATTCAGGGCGGTTGCCCCAACGGCAACGGCATGGGTGGCCCGGGCTATCAAATTGAAGGTGAATTTGCAGCAAACGGCTTTAAGAATGATTTGAAGCATGAAAGAGGTGTGCTTTCCATGGCACGTGCAATGGATCCTAATTCTGCCGGCTCGCAGTTCTTTATCATGCATCAGGATGCTCCGCACTTAGACGGTCAGTATGCCGCGTTCGGCAAGGTTGTAGAGGGTATGGATGTGGTTGATGAAATCGCAGGCATCCCCACAGACTATATGGACAGACCCAGAGTGGATCAGGTTATGAAAGAAGTAACAATCGACTAA
- the metK gene encoding methionine adenosyltransferase, translated as MRKLFTSESVTEGHPDKMCDLISDAVLDAIYTNDPAARVACETFTTTGSVVVMGEISTDCYVDVQKIVRDTVNEIGYNNGDFGFDGNTCSVMTAIHEQSADIALGVDMAAEAKDGDTEDSSSIGAGDQGMMFGYACDETPELMPLPIMLAHKMAKRLTEVRKNGTLPYLRPDGKTQVTVEYDDDKAVRVDAVVVSTQHAADVSLEQIRKDIISLVIEPIVPSELLDIDTKIYVNPTGRFVIGGPMGDTGLTGRKIIVDTYGGYARHGGGAFSGKDPTKVDRSAAYYARYIAKNVVAAGLAKKCEVQLAYAIGVAKPVSVMIDTFGTGLISEEEIANRVNKVFDMRPAAIIKQLGLRAPIYKQLAAYGHMGREDLGVAWEKTDKAALLK; from the coding sequence ATGAGAAAACTCTTTACTTCCGAATCTGTTACTGAGGGGCATCCCGATAAAATGTGCGACCTCATTTCGGATGCGGTGCTTGATGCGATTTATACCAACGATCCTGCTGCACGTGTAGCCTGCGAAACCTTTACAACTACAGGCTCTGTTGTGGTTATGGGTGAAATTTCCACCGATTGTTATGTGGACGTACAGAAAATTGTGCGCGATACTGTAAATGAAATCGGCTATAACAACGGTGATTTTGGTTTTGACGGCAACACCTGTAGTGTTATGACCGCTATCCATGAGCAGTCTGCAGATATTGCGCTTGGTGTAGATATGGCGGCAGAAGCGAAAGACGGTGATACCGAAGACAGCTCTTCCATCGGTGCAGGGGATCAGGGTATGATGTTTGGCTATGCTTGCGACGAAACCCCTGAGCTGATGCCTCTTCCCATTATGCTTGCACACAAGATGGCAAAACGCCTGACAGAAGTGCGTAAAAACGGCACACTTCCGTATTTAAGACCGGACGGCAAAACACAGGTTACGGTTGAATATGACGACGATAAGGCTGTGCGCGTTGATGCGGTGGTTGTTTCCACACAGCACGCAGCAGACGTATCCTTAGAACAAATCCGTAAAGATATTATAAGCCTTGTTATTGAACCTATTGTTCCTTCTGAACTTTTGGATATTGATACCAAGATTTATGTAAATCCCACCGGTCGTTTTGTAATCGGCGGTCCTATGGGAGATACCGGTCTTACCGGCAGAAAAATTATTGTTGACACCTACGGCGGTTATGCACGTCACGGTGGCGGTGCTTTCTCAGGCAAGGACCCGACGAAAGTAGACAGAAGCGCAGCTTACTATGCACGCTACATCGCTAAAAACGTTGTTGCGGCAGGATTGGCTAAAAAATGTGAGGTTCAGCTTGCCTATGCGATCGGTGTGGCAAAACCCGTTTCGGTTATGATTGATACCTTTGGTACCGGTTTAATTTCCGAAGAAGAAATTGCAAACCGCGTAAACAAAGTGTTTGACATGCGTCCTGCGGCAATCATCAAACAGTTGGGTTTAAGAGCACCTATCTACAAACAACTCGCAGCTTACGGTCATATGGGTCGTGAAGATTTAGGCGTTGCATGGGAAAAGACAGATAAAGCGGCGTTGCTGAAATAA